Sequence from the Gemmatimonadota bacterium genome:
TCAAGTGCACCTGCGGTTGCACGCTCGACATTTACACGTGCCGCACGACCGACTTCACCTGCACCTACTCGCCGGCCCTGCACAAGGAAGTGGTGGCGTTGGTGCAGGAGGGCAAGACGCCGGAACAAGTCGTCCGCTTCTTCATCGATCGCGAAGGCGAGAAGATGCTGATGGCGCCGGCGGCCCAAGGCTTCAACCTCGCCGGATACCTGGTGCCCGGTCTGGGAATGCTGGCCGCCGGTCTCGCGCTGGCCGCGTATCTCTCGCGGCGGCGCGAAGTCGTCGCCGTGGCCGCGGCGGGGGGCGCCTCCCCGACGGCTCCCGATCCCGAAGCCCTGGCCCGACTGAAGCGCGCGCTCGACGAGGTGGATTCGTGAATCAGGATACGCTGGCGCAATTGGTGGCGATGGTGCTCGTCGGCTTCGCCCTGTTCTGGCTGGTGGCGCAGCCGCTGATCG
This genomic interval carries:
- a CDS encoding cytochrome c-type biogenesis protein CcmH, whose protein sequence is MNSSRRHFLGLAVVSVGGAVLRPLAAQDTSRVAPQDTGAVQGDLLRDPDGVGQRRDTVTAIDNDPGIIAIERQLKCTCGCTLDIYTCRTTDFTCTYSPALHKEVVALVQEGKTPEQVVRFFIDREGEKMLMAPAAQGFNLAGYLVPGLGMLAAGLALAAYLSRRREVVAVAAAGGASPTAPDPEALARLKRALDEVDS